The proteins below come from a single Oryzias latipes chromosome 14, ASM223467v1 genomic window:
- the LOC105355684 gene encoding uncharacterized protein LOC105355684 — translation MILLGRMLCLPSPAIVQELFFAARDANILPEISLDPVLTSFLSLDSNAALQHHFDFLQRGMSPEQQTAFRLNLTAEVGGSRVTYGGVGVVALALSMLFDVVAQQVRAQSPAAADLPTQRSVAKKSLGISTSSRIGWIIHRYLSIIPGVANNQDEMAETTELYDNWLERELLDHYERMTTKKRMSTKSMQQWLTGAAFHLHIRIHQIRLQSVALGSAESLRLSYETGLNHLIKKYTSYLRTNIQEVAASPIEKPSTKAGTGTKPTNATNSLGCSLVTPARAVNDSGRINVTENRRYDTDSFVETLGNTVPTMSRNTAEGPGNSRETSAVYKSEENKNNLGLLIIEPQRNISHSVQHHPCESQAIQEALVVRIMNAQDLERNKNFFLYSNNVFHSLVRQRDDFKLRNE, via the exons ATGATCCTGCTGGGTCGCATGCTCTGCCTGCCCTCTCCAGCCATCGTGCAGGAGCTGTTCTTTGCAGCTCGTGACGCAAACATCCTCCCTGAAATCTCCCTGGATCCTGTCCTCACCTCCTTCCTGTCACTGGATTCCAATGCTGCGCTGCAGCATCACTTTGATTTCCTACAGCGGGGCATGAGCCCAGAGCAGCAGACGGCATTCAGGCTCAATCTGACTGCAGAGGTAGGGGGCAGCAGGGTCACTTATGGAGGAGTAGGGGTTGTTGCTTTGGCGCTCTCCATGCTTTTTGACGTGGTTGCACAGCAA GTCAGAGCACAGTCACCAGCAGCGGCTGATCTACCAACTCAGAGATCCGTAGCTAAGAAAAGTTTGGGCATCAGCACATCTTCTAGGATCGGCTGGATAATCCACAGATACCTCAGCATCATCCCTGGTGTTGCTAACAATCAGGATGAGATGGCAGAGACCACAGAGCTCTATGATAACTGGCTGGAACGAGAGCTGCTGGATCACTATGAGAGGATGACTACCAAGAAGAGGATGAGCACCAAATCCATGCAGCAGTGGCTGACTGGAGCTGCGTTTCATCTGCACATAAGGATCCACCAG ATACGTCTTCAGTCTGTGGCTTTAGGATCAGCAGAGTCATTGCGTTTGTCCTACGAAACAGGCTTAAATCATCTGATAAAGAAGTACACGTCCTATCTGCGCACAAACATCCAAGAAGTTGCAGCTTCGCCAATAGAAAAACCCTCAACCAAAGCAGGCACCGGAACCAAACCTACAAACGCAACCAACAGCCTCGGTTGCAGTCTGGTAACTCCAGCTAGAGCAGTCAATGATTCTGGAAGAATCAATGTGACAGAAAACAGAAGGTATGACACAGACAGCTTTGTTGAAACTTTAGGAAACACTGTCCCAACAATGAGCAGAAATACCGCTGAAGGACCAGGAAACAGCCGGGAAACGTCTGCAGTttacaaaagtgaagaaaacaaGAACAACCTTGGTCTGTTGATCATTGAGCCTCAAAGGAACATTAGTCACAGCGTGCAGCATCACCCATGCGAGTCTCAAGCCATCCAGGAGGCTTTGGTGGTTCGTATCATGAACGCTCAGGACCTGGAGcgaaacaaaaactttttcctTTATTCCAACAATGTCTTCCACAGTCTGGTCAGGCAGAGGGAtgactttaaactcagaaaTGAATAG